A section of the Lynx canadensis isolate LIC74 chromosome A1, mLynCan4.pri.v2, whole genome shotgun sequence genome encodes:
- the HSPB3 gene encoding heat shock protein beta-3 — translation MLALTPTMAKIILRHLIETPVRYEEEFEARGLEDCRLDHALYALPGPTTVDVSKARAAQAPRVDSVVEMPTQEGKSRFQILLDVVQFLPEDIIIQTFEGWLLIKAQHGTRMDEHGFISRSFTRQYKLPDGIETKDLSAILCHDGILVVEVKDPVGTN, via the coding sequence ATGCTGGCTTTGACTCCGACCATGGCAAAAATCATCTTGAGGCACCTCATAGAGACTCCGGTGCGCTACGAGGAGGAGTTTGAAGCTCGAGGTTTGGAAGACTGCAGGCTGGATCACGCTTTATACGCGCTGCCGGGGCCAACCACGGTGGACGTGAGCAAAGCCAGGGCGGCCCAGGCTCCTCGGGTGGACTCAGTGGTGGAGATGCCGACCCAAGAAGGCAAGTCCCGCTTCCAGATCCTGCTGGACGTGGTCCAGTTCCTCCCCGAGGATATCATCATTCAGACCTTCGAAGGCTGGCTGCTGATCAAGGCTCAGCACGGAACCAGAATGGATGAGCATGGTTTTATCTCAAGAAGCTTCACCCGTCAGTATAAGCTGCCAGATGGCATTGAGACCAAAGATTTGTCTGCCATCCTCTGTCACGATGGAATTCTGGTGGTGGAAGTAAAGGATCCAGTTGGGACTAATTGA